From the genome of Cytophagales bacterium WSM2-2:
AACTCCTCTTTCTTCACGGCTTGTACCGACAAGCGGGCAGCCCGAACCAGGTACATGTTTGACAACCGTTTGTCTGCTTTGATCATACTCAGGCTAACCGGGCTTTTTAATTTTTTCTTATATCCAATCTCCACGGCAATCCACTCTTTATCTTTCGGATCTGGAAAAAATTCTTTGGTGATCTCGGCGATACCAACGATTGCTTTGTCCTCACCACTATGGTAGACAAATGCAAGGTCGCCTTTTTTCATTGCCTTCAGGTTGTTGCGTGCCTGAAAATTGCGTACCCCATCCCACGTGGTTTTCTTATCACGCATCAAATCATCGCAAGAGTAAGTTCCGGGTTCAGTTTTTACAAGCCAGTAGTTCATAGATGTGCCGGTTAGTTGTTAAAAAGAAAGTTACACAAAAAAGTAAATTGGTAATTTTAGGGATTAAGAATTTAGAATGAAGGTATTGGTCATCCGTTTCTCTTCCATTGGAGACATAGTTCTTACAACGCCAGTGCCACGTTGCCTCAAGACTCAATTGGACAACGTGGAGGTGCATTACGCGACCAAAGCACAGTACAAATCGATTTTGGAAAGCAACCCTTACATCGACAAACTCTTTCTGTTGAATGATGATCTGGCGGTATTGACTGAAGAATTAAAGAAGGAGAACTATGATGTGGTGATAGACCTTCACAATAACCTGCGCACGCGTATCCTTAAATGGAAGCTGGGTGTAAAAGCATTTAGTTTCAACAAGCTCAATATCGAGAAGTGGCTGATGGTGAATCTGAAAATCAACAAGCTTCCCGATGTTCACATAGTTGACCGCTACCTCGCTACTACGGAATCATTGGGTATTAAAAATGATGCGCTCGGGCTGGATTACTTCATTCCCGAAAAAGACGAAGTCCCGTGGGACTGGTTTCCCGAAACACATCAACGCGGATTTGTAGCGTATGCTATCGGTGCCCAGCACGAGACAAAAAAGTTACCACTGGATCGCATGATTGAATTGTGCCGGAAAATAAACAGGCCAATCACATTACTGGGGGGAAAGGAAGATTTTGAGAATGCAGAAAAGATTAAGGCAGCATTTGAAAATGAAAATCCCGGGGTCATCTTCAATGCTTGCGGGAAATTCAACCTTAACCAATCAGCCGATGCTGTGAGAAAAGCTGAGATTGTCTTCTCTCACGATACAGGTCTCATGCATATTGCTGCTGCTCTGAAGAAAGAAGTGTACAGCATCTGGGGAAATACAATTCCTGCATTTGGGATGTACCCTTACCGGACAAAATTTCATTCAATGGAAAACAAAAACCTGGGCTGTCGTCCGTGTTCAAAGATTGGTTATCATAAATGCCCCAAAGGTCATTTTAAGTGCATGAACGATATGCAATTTGACTTTACGCTGAAGTAATCAGAGAACAGCCGACACCTTATTTCCTTTGCTCACATAAACCGGTAAATTCCTTTTCGCCTGACGCATATGTCTTTCATTATGTGCGATCAAGAATTGAAAAGTATCGCCAAGCTTCATTTTGATCCATCGTGAAATGGAAGTAGCAATCCGGATTTTATTCAGGTCTTTAGATCGGGCCATTCTCAGGCAATTCAAGAGTGTCTCCTGTTGATGGATAAATTCTGCAACTACCACATGAGCATCCAGTTCGGGTTGAGGTGAGTAGTCCTTAAAAGTTGTAATCTTCTTTTTACCTGTATCCGGACTCATCATTTTAGTGAAGTACGCTCCAAGCCACGAACTCTTGAATTTTCCACTCTTGTCGGGTAAATCCAATGTCAGTGCTTTCTTGATCTCGGGCAAGTAATAATTTCCGTAGCGGTTGAGGTGCTCAAGGCACTGTGCTATGCTCCAGCCGCCATTCGCTGCCGGTCTAAGCAAGGCTTCATCATTCAGGTTTTGAAAAGAACGAATGGCCTCGCTCATGTGCGATTCGACCTGTTCTTCAAGGCGGTCAATTAATTCTTTTGTTGCGATTGCTTTCATAATAGTTACGTCTGATTATGTAGCAAAGGAAATGCACACCAGGAAACAAGTTCTTGGCAAATACCAACATTTTAGATTTTTACCGAATTGATAAGCTTGCTGAAATTGGTGGCATCAATGCCAATATAGTTCGCCAGGTACTTATGTGGAACCAATTGTAAAATGTGGGGACTGCGTTTGAGGAGTGATCTGAATTTTTCCTCCGATGAAAAACACTGTAGTTCAGCCATACGCTCCAGCAAGCCGGATAATGCCTGCGCAGTTCCCTTCTGAACAAAAGAAGCAATAGCAGGCCTGGTTTTCATCAACTGGTGGATGTCCTGTGCCGATGCCCGGATAAAAAAGGAAGGTGTCAGCGTTTCAAAAGAATATTTCGATGGCTGCTGCAGAAGGAATGAATCCATTACCCCGCCAAAAGATGGAGGATAAATAAAAACGAGGGTAGCCTCCCTTTGTTGTTCATCAAAGTAGAAAACGCGTTGAACACCATCGATGACGAAGTAGAGGTATTTTTCAACGTCACCGGATTGCGTGAGGATTTCTTTTCGTTTGGCTTCGAATGGTTTCCAGATGGAGGCGAGCGAGTCCCAGTCCTCTTCGGGTAAAGGGTGAGATAAGTCAACCAGTTTTCGCAGCGATTGAATTGCGTCAGGCACCATGCCGTCAATACGCGCGCACCAATTTGCCGTCCATGTAGTTCATGTACGATTGGTTGGCCACCTTCATTCCACCGGGAGTGGGGAAATTGCCGGTGAAATACCAGTCGCCGGTGTGATTGGGAATAGCCTTGTGGAGGTTTTCGATGGTTTGGAAAACAACCTCCAATTCTGCCTTCATTCCTTCCGGCCTTACGATGTCGGCAATTTTTTCAGAGATTTCTTCGGGCGTAAAAAGCTTGTATAATTTTTTTACAAAATTCTCAGTGCCGTCATTCACCGCCCTGCATTGCTCGTAAATCTCCCCGAGCATGTAATCTTTTCCTTGCTCTTTGATTAACTGGATCATGGCACGGAAAGCGACAAAATCGCCCATCTTACTCATGTCGATACCATAACAATCGGGGAAACGGATTTGCGGAGCGGAAGACACCACAACTATTTTTTTCGGACCGAGACGGTCGAGCATTTTTAAAATACTTTTCTCCAGTGTAGTCCCCCGCACAATAGAATCATCAATAACTACAAGTGTGTCTTTGCCTTTGTTGACAACCTCATACGTTGTGTCGTAAACGTGTGCTACCATCTCATCGCGATGGCTGTCATCGGTGATGAACGTGCGCAGTTTTACATCCTTGATTACAATCTTTTCAACACGCGGACGGAACGACAAAATATCTTCCAGTGAATCTACCGAGGGCTTGCCATCAATGATGATGTCCTTTTGTTTGCTGATCAGATATTCCTGGATTCCTTCCATCATGCCAAAGAAAGCAGTCTCGGCAGTGTTGGGAATATAGGAGAAGACCGTATTTTTTAAATCGAAGTTGATGGCCTTTAAAACCTGCGGTACGAGTAGATGGCCCAATTGTTTTCTTTCTCTATAAATCTCGGGGTCATTGCCACGTGAGAAATAAATCCGTTCAAAACTGCAAGAAGTTTTTTCGAGAGGTGTTGTGATTTGCCTCTGTGCGAAGTCACCGCTCTTGTTGATAACGAGTGCATGTCCTGGGCGAATTTCTTCGATTTGGTCGTAGTTGATATTGAAAGCCGTCTTTATCGCTGGCTTTTCAGAAGCCACAACTACGATCTCATCATTCGCATAAAAATAAGCCGGTCGGATTCCGGAAGGATCTCGTACTACGAAGGCAGAACCTGAGCCTGTCATTCCGGCCATCGTATATCCTCCATCGAAGTCTTTGCATGCTCGCCTCAGCACCCGATCCATTTCCAACTCATTTTCGATGATATCGGAAATCTCTTTATTTGAAAACTGGTCTTTATATTTTTCAAAAATATCTTGTACTTCTTCGTCCAGGAAATGACCAATTTTTTCCATGACAGTCACCGTGTCTACTTTTTCTTTCGGATGCTGACCGAGGTCTACGAGGATGTCGAATAATTCATCAACGTTTGTCATGTTGAAGTTGCCAGCCATGACCAGGTTGCGGCTGCGCCAGTTATTTTGGCGAAGAAAAGGATGCACACTTTCAATATTGTTGATCCCGTGGGTGCCATAACGAAGGTGACCAAGCCACAGCTCACCCGAAAAAGCCACGTTCTCTTTCATCCATTGCTCATCACGGAACTTAGATTTCCCTTCTTTCTGGGCTTTCTTATACTTTTTTGCAATTTTCTTGAAGAGGTGGGCTACAGGTTGAGCCTTAATGGAGCGATACCTGCTGAAGAAGCGAAATCCGGGTTTTTGATCAATTTTTATGTTAGCTATCCCTGCTCCGTCCTGTCCCCGGTTATGCTGCTTTTCCATGAGGATATACATCTTATTCATGGCGTAAGTCGGGCCATATTTATCGATGTAGTAGGAGAGAGGCTTTCGCAATCGAATGAGGGCAATGCCGCATTCGTGCAGGATGGTGTCGCTCATAAAATCCAAAACACAAAGTTAATCCAAATAGTTTGAAGTCGATAGAGATCACTTCAACTATCACCGGCCTTCTATGGACTTTTATTTATTTTTGCCGACATTTTCAATTATGATCGAAACAGACATTATTATCATTGGAGCCGGACCTGTGGGACTTTTCACCGTTTTTGAAGCCGGCCTTCTGAAATTACGATGCCACTTGATTGACTCTCTTCCGGTACCGGGAGGTCAATTAATTGAGATATATCCCAAAAAACCGATTTATGATATCCCCGGATTTCCGATCGTGAATGCAGGAGAATTGGTTGACAACCTGATGAAACAAATTGAAGTGTTTAAGCCTGGATTTACTTTGGGTGAGACAGCTCAGACATTAGAGGAGGTCGACAATCATTTTATGGTTACCACCAATAAAGGAACGAAACATAAAGCGCCAACCGTGATCATTGCCGGTGGCCTCGGGGTTTTCGAACCACGCAAGCCACCCATTGAAAACCTAGATAAATTTGAAGATAAAGGTGTAGAGTATATCGTCCGCGATCCGGAGCTGTACCGGAATAAAAGAGTTGTAGTCTCCGGTGGTGGCGACTCCGCTCTTGACTGGACCATCTACCTGATCGAAAACAAGATCGTCAAAAGTCTGGCTCTCGTTCACCGTAGAACGTCCTTCCGGGGCCACCTGGATTCGGTACAGAAAGTAATGGACATGGCCAATGCTGGGAAAATAGAATTGATCACTGAATCTGAGGTTGTTGGTATTAATCCTAACGATAAAGGACATGTGGGTTCTGTGGTAATTAAACACGCGAGCCTGGGCGACATTGTAAAAGAGGCTGATCACTTTGTTCCACTGTTTGGGTTGACACCGAGTCTCGGACCTATCGCAGACTGGAACCTCGAGATTGAAAAAAATGCAGTGAAAGTGAACACGTTTGATTATTCCACGAACCGCAAAGGCGTTTTTGCTGTGGGTGACATCAACACGTATCCTGGCAAACTGAAATTGATTTTGTGCGGATTTCATGAAGGGACGCTGGCAGTGCAATCTGCGTTTGCCAAAATTCATCCCAACAAAAAGAACGTTTTGAAATACACTACAGTGAATGGTGTAAGCAGCTTTTAACCTTTCGGGTGATGGAAAACATGATTAAGGTAACAGTGATTGATCGCGAAGGCAAAGCTCATGTGCTCGATGCTCCTACCGATATGAACATGAACATGATGGAGATTTGCAAGGCGAATGAATTACCTGTGGAAGGAACCTGCGGAGGCATGGCCTTGTGCGCGTCATGCCAGGTGTACCTGGAATCGGATACCGTATTGCCTGAGCAGAATGATTCAGAACTTGCGATGCTTGATCAGGCTTTTCATGTGAAAGACAATAGTCGCCTGGGTTGCCAGATTCGGATTACTGAAGAAATAGATGGAATCGTGGTGCGACTGGCACCGAATTAATTCAGGCTTTTTTGATTGTAAAATAGAAAGTACTGCCTTTCCCCATTTCACTTTCTAACCAGATCTTTCCCCCGTTTCTTTCCACAAACTCTTTACAGAGGATTAGTCCGAGGCCTGTACCTTTTTCGTTAGCCGTTCCACGGGTTGTATAGCCCGCTGTTTTCTCAAAAATGATTTTTTGCACTTCAGGGCTAATTCCAATGCCGGTGTCCCTTACCGATACCACGATCTCGTTGCCTTCTTCGCG
Proteins encoded in this window:
- a CDS encoding ubiquinol-cytochrome c reductase → MNYWLVKTEPGTYSCDDLMRDKKTTWDGVRNFQARNNLKAMKKGDLAFVYHSGEDKAIVGIAEITKEFFPDPKDKEWIAVEIGYKKKLKSPVSLSMIKADKRLSNMYLVRAARLSVQAVKKEEFDLVMTMSEA
- a CDS encoding glycosyl hydrolase; this encodes MKVLVIRFSSIGDIVLTTPVPRCLKTQLDNVEVHYATKAQYKSILESNPYIDKLFLLNDDLAVLTEELKKENYDVVIDLHNNLRTRILKWKLGVKAFSFNKLNIEKWLMVNLKINKLPDVHIVDRYLATTESLGIKNDALGLDYFIPEKDEVPWDWFPETHQRGFVAYAIGAQHETKKLPLDRMIELCRKINRPITLLGGKEDFENAEKIKAAFENENPGVIFNACGKFNLNQSADAVRKAEIVFSHDTGLMHIAAALKKEVYSIWGNTIPAFGMYPYRTKFHSMENKNLGCRPCSKIGYHKCPKGHFKCMNDMQFDFTLK
- the purF gene encoding amidophosphoribosyltransferase; its protein translation is MSDTILHECGIALIRLRKPLSYYIDKYGPTYAMNKMYILMEKQHNRGQDGAGIANIKIDQKPGFRFFSRYRSIKAQPVAHLFKKIAKKYKKAQKEGKSKFRDEQWMKENVAFSGELWLGHLRYGTHGINNIESVHPFLRQNNWRSRNLVMAGNFNMTNVDELFDILVDLGQHPKEKVDTVTVMEKIGHFLDEEVQDIFEKYKDQFSNKEISDIIENELEMDRVLRRACKDFDGGYTMAGMTGSGSAFVVRDPSGIRPAYFYANDEIVVVASEKPAIKTAFNINYDQIEEIRPGHALVINKSGDFAQRQITTPLEKTSCSFERIYFSRGNDPEIYRERKQLGHLLVPQVLKAINFDLKNTVFSYIPNTAETAFFGMMEGIQEYLISKQKDIIIDGKPSVDSLEDILSFRPRVEKIVIKDVKLRTFITDDSHRDEMVAHVYDTTYEVVNKGKDTLVVIDDSIVRGTTLEKSILKMLDRLGPKKIVVVSSAPQIRFPDCYGIDMSKMGDFVAFRAMIQLIKEQGKDYMLGEIYEQCRAVNDGTENFVKKLYKLFTPEEISEKIADIVRPEGMKAELEVVFQTIENLHKAIPNHTGDWYFTGNFPTPGGMKVANQSYMNYMDGKLVRAY
- a CDS encoding ferredoxin--NADP reductase, which codes for MIETDIIIIGAGPVGLFTVFEAGLLKLRCHLIDSLPVPGGQLIEIYPKKPIYDIPGFPIVNAGELVDNLMKQIEVFKPGFTLGETAQTLEEVDNHFMVTTNKGTKHKAPTVIIAGGLGVFEPRKPPIENLDKFEDKGVEYIVRDPELYRNKRVVVSGGGDSALDWTIYLIENKIVKSLALVHRRTSFRGHLDSVQKVMDMANAGKIELITESEVVGINPNDKGHVGSVVIKHASLGDIVKEADHFVPLFGLTPSLGPIADWNLEIEKNAVKVNTFDYSTNRKGVFAVGDINTYPGKLKLILCGFHEGTLAVQSAFAKIHPNKKNVLKYTTVNGVSSF
- a CDS encoding ferredoxin, with the translated sequence MENMIKVTVIDREGKAHVLDAPTDMNMNMMEICKANELPVEGTCGGMALCASCQVYLESDTVLPEQNDSELAMLDQAFHVKDNSRLGCQIRITEEIDGIVVRLAPN